CCCTGAGTCAGTACCTGGAGTTCAACCCGGGTGTGATCGACATGATCCTGGAGAAGGCGATCCAGGCCTTCAATGCTGCCGAAGCCGCCCGACGCGCCCGTGAGCTGGTGCGGCGCAAGAGCGTGCTGGAGAGTTCAACCTTGCCCGGCAAACTTGCTGATTGCAGCTCCCGCGATCCCAGCGAATCTGAGATCTACATCGTGGAGGGAGATTCGGCTGGTGGCTCAGCCAAACAGGGCCGCAATCGACGCTTCCAGGCAATCCTGCCTCTGCGCGGAAAGATTCTCAATATTGAGAAAACCGATGACGCCAAGATCTACAAGAACACGGAGATTCAGGCTCTGATCACGGCCCTTGGCCTGGGGATTAAGGGAGAAGATTTCGATGTTAAAAACCTTCGCTATCACCGCGTCGTGATCATGACCGACGCGGATGTGGATGGTGCCCACATCCGCACCTTGTTGCTCACGTTCTTCTACCGCTATCAGAAAGAACTGGTGGAAGGTGGTTACATCTACATCGCCTGCCCGCCCCTCTACAAGGTGGAGCGCGGTAAGAATCACACTTATTGCTACAACGAATCGGAGCTTCAGAAAACCCTGGAAGGATTTGGCGAGAAAGCCAACTACAACATCCAGCGTTTTAAGGGCCTTGGTGAAATGATGCCCCAGCAGCTTTGGGAAACCACGATGGATCCCACCACCCGCACCATGAAACGGGTGGAGATTGAAGATGCACTCGAGGCCGACCGCATCTTCACGATCCTGATGGGTGACAAGGTGGCCCCGCGCCGCGAATTCATCGAAACCCACAGCGCCGAGCTCGATATGGCGGCCCTCGACATCTGATGCCCCGTTCCGCTACCTCCGTGCTCCGCTGGGGCTGGCTGCTGGGTGTGGCCTTGCTGGGTCCTGCGGCCTTACCGGCCGGTGGAGCCGAACGGCGTCTGCCCCAGATCCGCCGTCAGGATGGCGAAGGGCCCTTACTCAGTGGCAGTGATTGTCTGCTTCAAGCCGGGCCTGGCTTATCGGCTCCAGCCCTGCGTCGTCTGGAGATTGGCACCCCATTGCAATTGTTGCGTCACTGGCGCAGCGCCGATGGTCGCGATTGGATTCAAGTGCAGGTGGCGTCCCATCCGGCCTTCCCTGGAGGGACTGACCGGCAACGCGGTTGGATTCATGGCTGACATCGTTCCCTCCCAGGCGCTCCTTGTGGGTTTAGGTGCCGTCCCCGGGGCCTGGTTGCGCCTGCGGGTGGTGAATCACTTCGAGCCGATGGTGCCGCGCAAGCACTGGGGCACCTTCCTGGTGAATCTGGTGGCGGCCTTCGCCTTGGGGCTGGTGCTCGGTTTGCAGACGTCCGGCCGCTGCGAACCTCCTGGCTCGACGTCGTCGTTGATTCTGCTGATCGGCGTTGGTTTCTTTGGCAGCCTCAGCACCTTCTCCACCTTTGCTGTGGAGGTGCTGGTCACCCTGCGCGCTCGCCAGTGGGGAGAAGCGCTGTTGCTCACGGCCGGGTCGGTGCTGGCCGGTCTGTTGGTGGCCTCTGGTGGCTACGGCCTGGGTTTGGCTGATGGCTGAACAATTCCAGCCCACGGCACGGCAGGAGATTCAGGAATTGCTGCTGGTGGCCTTGGGTGCCATTCCCGGTGCTCTCTTGCGCTGGCAGCTGTCTGTGCTGGCACCCGATCGCAACCTGCTGGCCAATGTGCTCGGATCTCTGGTGCTGGGGTTACTGCTTGGGCTTCCCTACCGGCCGCGGCTGCAGCTGCTGATCGGGATTGGCTTCTGTGGATCGCTCACCACCTTCAGCAGCTGGATGGTGGATTGCGTCAGTCTGATCGCAGCGGGGCAGCCCACAGCCGCGATCGGTCTGATCGGCGCCACCCTCGGGCTGGGCCTGGGTGGCGCAGCCCTTGGGCTTGGGCTTGGCCGCAGCGTCAGCGTCCGCTGGCTCAGGCCTGCAGAGCCGCCTCAATCGCAGCGCTGAGTTCGGCGTCCTCAGGGGCCACACCGCTCTTGAAGCGGGCCAGCACCGTGCCGTCCTTGCCCACTAGGAACTTTTCGAAATTCCAAGCCACATCACCGGCCGGCTCGGTTTGGTTGAGGGTGGTGTAAGGCTCGGTGGTGCTGCCGGTGGCGTGCACCTTGTCGAACAGCTCGAAGCTGGCGCCGTAGGTGGTGGAACAGAAGCTCTTGATCTCATCCAGGGTGCCGGGCTCCTGGGCGCCGAAATCGTTGCAGGGGAAGCCCAGCACTCGCAGGCCGCGGGGTCCGAAGGTGTCCTGCAGGGTCTGCAGACCGGCGTACTGCTTGGTGAATCCGCATCGGCTGGCCACATTCACGATCAGCAGCACTTGGCCTGCATAGCTGCCGAGGGATTTTTCACTGCCGTCGGGGGTACGGACGGACACGTTGCTGACGCTGGGAGCCATGGCGGAACGAAGCATTCGGCGCAGACGATAACCCTCCGGAACCGACATACACTTGGGATTGCTGGGCACGGGGCATGGATCAAGCACCGGTGCTAGCGGAGGTGGTGACCCGCCAGTTGGAATCCATGCTCAGCGTGGGCAATTACGACGGCGTCAAGATGCTGTTGGCGCCCGTGCAGCCCGTGGACGTCGCCGAAGCGATCGGCAGCCTGCCGCGCACCCTTCAGGCTTTGGCTTTTCGGTTGCTCAGCAAAGATGAAGCGATCGAGGTGTACGAGTATCTCGATCCAGCGGTGCAGCAGAGCCTGTTGGAACGGCTGCGCTCCGGCGAGGTGTTGGAGCTGGTCGAGGAGATGTCTCCGGACGACCGGGTTCGGTTGTTCGATGAACTCCCCGCCAAGGTGGTGCGCCGTCTGCTGGCGGAGCTCAGCCCGGCGGAGCGCAAAGTCACGGCTCAGCTGCTGGGGTACGCCCCGGAGACCGCCGGCCGTCTGATGACGACGGAATACATCGATCTCAAGGAGTTTCACAGTGCGGCCCAGGCGCTCACGATCGTGCGCCGGCGGGCGCGTCAGACCGAAACGATCTACAGCCTCTACGTCACTGATGGAGAGCGACATCTCACGGGCATCCTGTCCCTGCGTGATCTGGTCACAGCCGACCCTGAAGACCGGATCGGTGATGTGATGACCCGGGAGGTGGTGAGCGTGGGCACCGATACAGATCAGGAAGACGTGGCCAGGGCGATTCAGCGCTACGACTTTCTGGCGGTGCCGGTGGTGGATCGGGAGCGACGCTTGGTGGGGATCGTCACCGTGGATGACGTGATCGATGTGATCGAACAGGAGGCCACCCGCGACCTCTACGCCGCCGGCGCTGTGGAAGCCGGCGACGAAGACGATTATTTCCAGAGCAATCTGTTCACCGTGGCCCGCCGCCGGGTGGTGTGGCTCTCGGTGCTCGTGGTGGCCAGCTTCTTCACATCGGAAGTGATTGCTCTCAACGAGCAGGTGCTCAAGGAGGTGGTGCTACTGGCGGCATTCATTCCCTTGCTGGCGGGCACCGGCGGCAATGTGGGCGCTCAGAGCTCCACTGTGGTGATCCGCGGTCTGAGCACCCAGAGCATCGCCTCCCTCGGGCGCATCAAGGCTGTGGTGCGTGAGGCCACGGCAGGATTCTTGCTGGGAGTGCTGATGATGATCCTGGTGGTGCCCTTTGCCTGGTGGCGAGGGGAGAGTCCGCTGGTGGGTCTGTCTGTGGGCACCAGCCTTCTGGCCATTACCACCCTGGCGGCCACGGCCGGAGCCGGTTTCCCACTGCTGTTCGATCGGATGGGGCTGGATCCGGCCTTGATGTCCACGCCCTTCATCACCACCTGCACCGATGTGGTGGGGACTCTGATCTATCTGCAAACAGCGCAGTGGTTGCTCGTGCATATGCCCCAGCTGCTTCAGTCCACAGGTATTTCTGCTCATTTCTTGGCTGCAGCTCTTTTCTGAGAGCTCGTTTACGTTTCTTAGGAGTACGCTTCACACAACTCAAAGAAGCGATATGGCTCCCCCCCTCGCCGCAGCTTCAATCACCATTCCTGCGCTGTCCGTTAAGTCGGCTTCCAGTAGTCAGCAGCCCACCAAGAGTGCTCCGACCAAGTCGATGGCCTCTCGTTCATCCAGCACGGATGTCGACCTGGTGCGTTCCTATCTGCGCGACATCGGCCGGGTGCCGTTGCTGAGCCATCAGCAGGAGATCACCTTGGGCCGTCAGGTGCAGGAGCTGATGGAGCTTGAGGCCACAGAAGCAGAGCTGCAGGAGAAGCGCGGTGGAGAAGCCGTGCCTGCAGCGGAGCTGGCCAAAGCAGCGGGATTGAGCGCGGTGCAACTGAAGCGCAAGCTGCAGGCGGGCCGCCGCGCTAAAGAGCGGATGGTGGCGGCGAATCTGCGCCTGGTGGTGAGCGTGGCCAAGAAATACACCAAGCGGAACATGGAGCTGCTGGATCTGATCCAGGAGGGAACGATTGGTTTGGTGCGTGGTGTGGAGAAGTTCGACCCAACACGGGGCTACAAATTCAGCACCTATGCGTACTGGTGGATCCGCCAGGGAATCACGCGGGCGATTGCGGAGAAGAGCCGGACGATCCGGCTGCCGATCCACATCACCGAGATGCTGAACAAACTGAAGAAAGGGCAGCGTGAACTGAGCCAGGACTTAGGGCGGACGCCATCAGTGACGGAGCTGGCGGCATTTGTGGAGCTTCCCGAGGACGAGGTGAAGGAGCTGATGTGCCGTGCCCGTCAGCCGGTGAGCCTGGAGATGAAGGTGGGCGATGGGGATGACACGGAGCTGCTGGACTTATTGGCCGGTGATGGAGAGCTGCCGAGTGAGCAGGTGGAAGGTGAGTGCCTGAAGGGTGACCTGAGAGATCTGCTGGGCCAGCTGCCAGAACTGCAGGAGCGTGTGCTGCGGATGCGTTACGGGATGGACGGCGAGGAGCCGATGAGCCTCACAGGCATCGGTCGCGTGATCGGCATCAGCCGGGATCGGGTTCGCAACCTGGAGCGTGACGGACTTGCCGGTCTGCGTCGCCTCAGTGATCAGGTGGAGGCTTACGTCGCCTGCTGATCGAGGTCGCCAAATCAATAATCTATAATTTTATTATCGCCTATAAACAATAATTGTTTTCCAGGCACCTGAATCACCTTGAGGGAAATTAAATTTGCTGTAATTTAAAGCCACGATGTTCCTGGGAGCTGAAAATACAATTTCTTTTTCTGTGGATTCTGGGAGACTCTCTCGGTAGCGTTCAGATGTAATAACAAAGTCAAACTCTTGGACAAGCTCTTCTATTGTTTTGTGAGATTTTGAGCTGTAAACAGGCTGCGGAAAGCATTCACAATGAATAAGATGTTTCGAGGGATTGTCATTGATCCAGTCATAAGGTGAATTTGAGCAGATTCTTCGGATGATTCCATTCTCTGCAGCAATAAAAGCTTGATAGCGCTGGCGGTTGAATCTTGGAAACGCACCTGCTGCATCTTGAGAAT
The sequence above is a segment of the Synechococcus sp. PROS-7-1 genome. Coding sequences within it:
- a CDS encoding SH3 domain-containing protein → MPRSATSVLRWGWLLGVALLGPAALPAGGAERRLPQIRRQDGEGPLLSGSDCLLQAGPGLSAPALRRLEIGTPLQLLRHWRSADGRDWIQVQVASHPAFPGGTDRQRGWIHG
- a CDS encoding CrcB family protein, whose protein sequence is MADIVPSQALLVGLGAVPGAWLRLRVVNHFEPMVPRKHWGTFLVNLVAAFALGLVLGLQTSGRCEPPGSTSSLILLIGVGFFGSLSTFSTFAVEVLVTLRARQWGEALLLTAGSVLAGLLVASGGYGLGLADG
- a CDS encoding CrcB family protein; this encodes MAEQFQPTARQEIQELLLVALGAIPGALLRWQLSVLAPDRNLLANVLGSLVLGLLLGLPYRPRLQLLIGIGFCGSLTTFSSWMVDCVSLIAAGQPTAAIGLIGATLGLGLGGAALGLGLGRSVSVRWLRPAEPPQSQR
- a CDS encoding glutathione peroxidase → MAPSVSNVSVRTPDGSEKSLGSYAGQVLLIVNVASRCGFTKQYAGLQTLQDTFGPRGLRVLGFPCNDFGAQEPGTLDEIKSFCSTTYGASFELFDKVHATGSTTEPYTTLNQTEPAGDVAWNFEKFLVGKDGTVLARFKSGVAPEDAELSAAIEAALQA
- the mgtE gene encoding magnesium transporter, coding for MDQAPVLAEVVTRQLESMLSVGNYDGVKMLLAPVQPVDVAEAIGSLPRTLQALAFRLLSKDEAIEVYEYLDPAVQQSLLERLRSGEVLELVEEMSPDDRVRLFDELPAKVVRRLLAELSPAERKVTAQLLGYAPETAGRLMTTEYIDLKEFHSAAQALTIVRRRARQTETIYSLYVTDGERHLTGILSLRDLVTADPEDRIGDVMTREVVSVGTDTDQEDVARAIQRYDFLAVPVVDRERRLVGIVTVDDVIDVIEQEATRDLYAAGAVEAGDEDDYFQSNLFTVARRRVVWLSVLVVASFFTSEVIALNEQVLKEVVLLAAFIPLLAGTGGNVGAQSSTVVIRGLSTQSIASLGRIKAVVREATAGFLLGVLMMILVVPFAWWRGESPLVGLSVGTSLLAITTLAATAGAGFPLLFDRMGLDPALMSTPFITTCTDVVGTLIYLQTAQWLLVHMPQLLQSTGISAHFLAAALF
- a CDS encoding RpoD/SigA family RNA polymerase sigma factor; its protein translation is MASRSSSTDVDLVRSYLRDIGRVPLLSHQQEITLGRQVQELMELEATEAELQEKRGGEAVPAAELAKAAGLSAVQLKRKLQAGRRAKERMVAANLRLVVSVAKKYTKRNMELLDLIQEGTIGLVRGVEKFDPTRGYKFSTYAYWWIRQGITRAIAEKSRTIRLPIHITEMLNKLKKGQRELSQDLGRTPSVTELAAFVELPEDEVKELMCRARQPVSLEMKVGDGDDTELLDLLAGDGELPSEQVEGECLKGDLRDLLGQLPELQERVLRMRYGMDGEEPMSLTGIGRVIGISRDRVRNLERDGLAGLRRLSDQVEAYVAC